From Nilaparvata lugens isolate BPH chromosome 7, ASM1435652v1, whole genome shotgun sequence, one genomic window encodes:
- the LOC111063260 gene encoding BRCA1-associated RING domain protein 1, with protein MEADCECSNIIAVLKKIEKIRKCNKCGATELISLTGSCSHSLCSDCLRGLAESICPECSTPFELKAILPNIQWSSFSHEINKIASLVNRVVKPPPFNNLPDEVLKDIEHGETHLHETSAEPNISEKSNKKGSIYKRKLKLASTSQNENELPKSNVPIKEDLKDINENTPVFVSNETESVDVIGNSQSPIKKNTLFTKQNVENVKKGNVLSENNLPVKKYKISRSCVSRGAETENVVRKPDKVALNSSSDCELNFKGFPAYVDCITISSSSEDGSSDNSDTYQRKKKTSLNHVEHFSRSNKRIIDKNCSNSVASDKRIIDKNCSNSVARDKRIIDKNCSNSVARDKRIIDKNCSNSVASENADLNKSCISSKNKKNIPKQSKKHVRRNSKEGKNVCEVENDSSEIIPATPQDAAMVEVLPVSTRAKKQLSSLNVNSTKRRDSVKRNRNGETPLLSACAKGNLAEVERLISEGADPNIKDYAGWTPLVS; from the exons atggAGGCTGATTGTGAGTGTAGTAACATTATTGCTGTTTTGAAGAAGATCGAAAAGATTAGAAAATGTAATAAATG CGGAGCAACTGAATTGATATCTCTCACTGGCTCTTGCAGTCATTCTCTCTGCTCGGACTGTTTGCGGGGACTGGCTGAATCGATTTGTCCAGAATGTAGTACACCATTTGAATTGAAAGCTATTCTGCCTAATATACAATGGTCTAGTTTTAGCCATGAAATCAACAAGATTGCCAGCTTAGTGAACAG AGTTGTAAAACCGCCACCATTCAATAACCTGCCAGACGAAGTTTTGAAGGATATTGAGCACGGAGAAACCCATCTGCATGAAACATCCGCTGAACCTAACATTTCTGAAAAATCCAACAAGAAAGGCTCGATTTACAAGAGAAAATTAAAGTTGGCTAGTACTTCTCAAAACGAAAATGAACTACCAAAATCAAATGTGCCCATCAAAGAAGATTTGAAAGATATCAATGAAAATACTCCTGTTTTTGTTAGCAATGAAACTGAATCTGTGGATGTGATTGGAAACTCTCAATCACCGATCAAGAAGAATACGTTATTTACTAAacaaaatgttgaaaatgtCAAGAAAGGTAATGTTCTATCCGAGAACAATCTCCCTGTTAAGAAATACAAGATAAGTCGATCCTGTGTCAGTAGAGGTGCTGAAACCGAGAATGTTGTTCGTAAACCTGATAAAGTGGCTCTGAACTCATCAAGTGActgtgaattgaatttcaaagggTTTCCCGCATATGTTGATTGCATAACTATTTCGTCAAGCTCTGAAGATGGTTCAAGTGACAATAGTGATACATatcaaagaaaaaagaaaacatCATTGAATCATGTGGAACATTTCTCTAGAAGTAACAagagaataattgataaaaattgttcaaaCAGTGTGGCAAGTGACAagagaataattgataaaaattgttcaaaCAGTGTGGCAAGAGACAagagaataattgataaaaattgttcaaaCAGTGTGGCAAGAGACAagagaataattgataaaaattgttcaaaCAGTGTGGCAAGTGAGAATGCCGATCTCAACAAGTCTTGTATCTCTtcaaaaaacaagaaaaatattccAAAGCAGTCTAAAAAACATGTGAGAAGGAATAGCAAAGAAGGAAAGAATGTTTGTGAAGTTGAAAATGATTCATCGGAAATCATACCTGCGACACCTCAAGACGCAGCCATGGTGGAGGTGTTACCAGTCTCCACAAGGGCCAAAAAACAGCTGTCTTCGTTGAATGTCAACTCAACAAAGCGCAGAGATTCAGTGAAGAGGAACAGGAATGGAGAAACACCTTTGTTGTCCGCCTGTGCTAAA GGAAACTTGGCAGAAGTTGAAAGGTTAATCAGTGAAGGAGCCGATCCAAATATCAAGGATTATGCTGGTTGGACCCCATTGGTAAGCTGA